Proteins from one Salinispora arenicola genomic window:
- a CDS encoding hemolysin family protein yields the protein MLIVVGLLFIVVLTAATGYFVAQEFGYVAVDRGKLKQRAADGDKASSRALEVTGRLSFMLSGAQLGITVTALLVGYVAEPYLGAGLADLLGVAGMSDAVGRPLSVALALVIATIVQMVLGELAPKNLAIARAEPLARALAASTLVYLKVAGPVIKLFDRAAVRLLRRAGVEPIEELPSGATLEDLEQIIAESREGGHLTAEMSTLLDRGLDFRQLTAGEAMVPRVDVHTVRAHEPVSRVVELLETGRSRFPVQGAEGVDDVIGVTGIADVLGVPLERRATTPVGTVAVPPLLVPETLPLPTVLDRLRSSHRQLACVVDEYGGFAGVITLEDIAEELVGPIRDEDDPPERIPTRQSDGSWIVPARWRIDEVADSTGISLPVAPEYDTLSGLVMRELGRVPEVGDRLEVTVPEDADEAVAGTRVLIEVLGVDRHVADSVRLFLHESDGDPEVPS from the coding sequence GTGTTGATCGTCGTTGGGCTCCTCTTCATCGTTGTTCTCACCGCGGCCACCGGATACTTCGTGGCCCAGGAGTTCGGCTACGTCGCCGTGGACCGGGGCAAGCTCAAGCAGCGTGCCGCCGATGGCGACAAGGCCTCGTCCCGGGCCCTGGAGGTGACCGGGCGGCTGTCTTTCATGCTCTCCGGCGCCCAGCTCGGCATCACGGTCACCGCGCTGCTGGTCGGCTACGTCGCTGAGCCCTATCTGGGTGCCGGCCTGGCCGACCTGCTCGGTGTGGCCGGGATGTCCGACGCGGTCGGCCGGCCGTTGTCCGTCGCGCTGGCCCTGGTCATCGCCACCATCGTGCAGATGGTGCTCGGTGAGCTGGCACCCAAGAACCTCGCCATCGCCCGCGCCGAGCCGCTCGCCCGGGCACTCGCCGCCTCCACCCTGGTCTACCTCAAGGTCGCCGGCCCAGTGATCAAACTCTTCGACCGGGCCGCAGTTCGGCTGCTGCGCCGGGCGGGCGTCGAACCCATCGAGGAACTGCCCAGTGGGGCGACCCTGGAGGACCTGGAGCAGATCATCGCCGAGTCCCGCGAGGGCGGGCACCTGACCGCGGAGATGTCCACCCTGCTCGACCGTGGGCTGGATTTCCGCCAGCTCACCGCGGGGGAGGCCATGGTGCCCCGGGTGGACGTGCACACCGTCCGCGCCCACGAGCCGGTCAGCCGTGTCGTCGAGCTGTTGGAAACCGGCCGTTCCCGGTTTCCCGTCCAGGGCGCCGAGGGCGTGGACGACGTGATCGGTGTGACCGGCATCGCCGACGTGCTCGGCGTGCCACTGGAGCGCCGGGCCACCACCCCGGTCGGTACGGTGGCGGTCCCCCCGCTGCTGGTGCCCGAGACCCTGCCGCTGCCGACGGTGCTGGACCGGTTGCGCTCCAGCCACCGGCAGCTCGCCTGCGTGGTGGACGAGTACGGCGGCTTCGCCGGGGTGATCACTTTGGAGGACATCGCCGAGGAGTTGGTGGGGCCGATCCGGGACGAGGACGACCCACCGGAGCGAATCCCCACCCGGCAGAGCGACGGCTCCTGGATCGTGCCGGCCCGCTGGCGGATCGACGAGGTCGCCGACAGCACCGGCATCTCGTTGCCCGTGGCCCCGGAGTACGACACGCTCTCCGGCCTGGTCATGCGGGAGCTGGGCCGGGTACCCGAGGTCGGCGACCGGCTGGAGGTCACCGTGCCGGAGGACGCGGACGAGGCGGTGGCCGGTACCCGGGTGCTGATCGAGGTGCTCGGGGTCGACCGGCACGTCGCCGACTCGGTCCGGCTGTTCCTGCATGAGTCGGATGGTGACCCGGAGGTGCCCTCATGA
- a CDS encoding M28 family metallopeptidase has protein sequence MRSRTPRPVWPAVLAVVAATTLTATAAAAAPVHPHLAPSSTAVDAPDIPLANVKTHLTQFQSIANTNGGNRAHGRPGYLASVNYLRSQLDAVGYTTTVQSFTYAGATGYNLLAEWPAGDPDAVVLTGAHLDSVTSGPGINDNGSGSAAILEVALAVPRSGFTPDKRLRFAWWGAEELGLRGSRHYVNSLSGAERDRIQQYLNFDMVGSPNAGYFVYDGDDSDGVGAGPGPEGSAEIEQTIQAYYTSIGVTTQGTDFDGRSDYGPFIAVGIPAGGTFTGAEGIKSSAQAALWGGTAGQAFDSCYHRSCDTTANVNDTALDRNTDAIAYTVWELAQTSPPPGDTVWSDTFETATGWVVDPAGTDTATTGAWERGDPATTSSSGTTLQLGTTVSGSFDLVTGAAAGSSAGSHDVDGGVTTIQSPAVSLPSTGALTLSFSWYLAHLSNATSADYLRVRVVGSSTVTALSVTGTASNRAGAWQTTSTDISSLSGQTVHILIDVADASNPSLVEAGVDDVRIAEG, from the coding sequence ATGAGATCCCGTACCCCTCGACCCGTCTGGCCGGCGGTGCTGGCCGTCGTGGCCGCGACGACGCTGACCGCCACCGCGGCCGCCGCCGCGCCGGTGCACCCCCACCTCGCGCCGTCCTCGACCGCCGTCGACGCCCCGGACATCCCGCTGGCCAACGTGAAAACCCACCTGACCCAGTTCCAGTCGATCGCCAACACCAACGGCGGAAACCGGGCCCACGGCCGACCCGGCTACCTGGCCTCGGTGAACTACCTGCGGTCGCAGCTCGACGCGGTCGGCTACACCACCACCGTGCAGTCGTTCACCTACGCCGGTGCGACCGGCTACAACCTGCTCGCCGAATGGCCGGCGGGTGACCCGGACGCCGTGGTCCTGACCGGAGCGCACCTGGACAGCGTCACCAGTGGACCGGGCATCAACGACAACGGATCCGGCTCGGCGGCGATCCTCGAGGTGGCACTCGCCGTGCCGCGTAGCGGCTTCACCCCGGACAAGCGTCTACGGTTCGCCTGGTGGGGCGCGGAGGAGCTGGGTCTGCGCGGTTCCCGTCACTACGTGAACAGCCTGTCGGGCGCGGAGCGCGACCGGATCCAGCAGTATCTCAACTTCGACATGGTGGGTTCGCCGAACGCCGGCTACTTCGTCTATGACGGCGACGACTCCGACGGGGTGGGTGCCGGCCCCGGGCCCGAGGGTTCCGCCGAGATCGAGCAGACCATCCAGGCGTACTACACCTCGATCGGCGTGACGACCCAGGGCACCGACTTCGACGGCCGCAGCGACTACGGGCCGTTCATCGCGGTCGGCATCCCGGCCGGTGGCACGTTCACCGGCGCGGAGGGCATCAAGTCCAGCGCCCAGGCGGCGCTCTGGGGCGGGACGGCGGGACAGGCTTTCGACTCCTGCTACCACCGTTCGTGCGACACCACCGCCAACGTCAACGACACGGCGCTGGACCGCAACACCGACGCGATCGCGTACACGGTGTGGGAGCTGGCCCAGACGTCCCCGCCGCCGGGTGACACGGTCTGGAGCGACACCTTCGAGACCGCCACCGGCTGGGTCGTGGACCCGGCCGGCACCGACACCGCCACGACCGGGGCGTGGGAACGCGGCGACCCCGCCACCACCAGCAGCTCCGGGACCACCCTCCAACTCGGCACCACGGTGAGCGGTAGCTTCGACCTGGTCACCGGCGCGGCTGCCGGCAGCAGTGCGGGTAGCCACGACGTCGACGGTGGGGTCACCACGATCCAGTCCCCGGCGGTCAGTCTGCCCTCGACCGGCGCGCTGACCCTCAGCTTCTCCTGGTACCTCGCCCACCTGAGCAACGCCACCAGTGCCGACTACCTGCGGGTCCGGGTGGTGGGCAGCAGCACCGTGACGGCGTTGAGCGTCACCGGCACGGCGAGCAACCGGGCTGGGGCCTGGCAGACCACCAGCACGGATATATCATCCCTAAGCGGTCAAACCGTACATATTTTGATCGACGTGGCGGATGCCAGCAACCCGAGCCTGGTGGAGGCCGGCGTCGACGACGTGCGGATCGCCGAGGGCTGA